The uncultured Sphaerochaeta sp. genome includes the window GAAGTATTGAGTTGAAGAAGCAGGCAAATCTCGCAAGTGCGAAGCGAAAAGCAAATCTCAGACAGATTGATGAGAGTTACCAACAGGTGCTCAAGCGTGTAACCTCGCTGCTTGATGCAAAAAAGGTTGCTCAACATCTAAGTGCCTGGATTGCAGAGGCTGCAATCGGTCTGGATCTCAAGGAAGCCAAGGTTGCCTTCTCACGCCAATGTCCTGTAAAAGAGGAACATCTCAAGGAAGCTTCTTCCTTGGTCCAGAAAGCAACCGGTGCGAAGATTACCTTGCACCTTGATCCAAAACCAGTGCAAGGCCTTGGTGTGATTGTTTCCTCCATGGACGATACGGTTTCGTTCAACAACCAGGTTGAAATCCGTCTCAGACGGTTCGACCGCGTCGTAAGGTCAATGATTCAGGAACATACATGAAAGAAAGAATAATCGGACGTGTTAAACGAGTGAATGGACCGATTCTTATCGTCAAGGACATCACAAATGCCATGATGATGGAAATGGTCCGTATCGGTGAGCAGCAACTGGTCGGGGAGGTGGTCAAACTCTATGATGGATTGGCTACTGTCCAGGTGTACGAGGATGCTACTGGTATCTGCCCCGGTGACAACGTCTATGGAAGTGGTATGAGTCTAAGCGTCGAGCTTGGCCCTGGGCTTATCGGTACCATCTATGATGGTATACAGCGACCCTTGGAAAAGCTCATGGAGGCCAGTGGGGCATTCATCTCACGTGGTCTTTCCTATGATGCGGTAGACCATGGAAAGCAGTGGGAGTTTACCCCGGTTGTTGAGGCAGGGACAAGTGTCCATGCAGGTATGGTCATTGCTACAGTGGAAGAGACCAGCAGGATCCAGCACAGGATCATCATACCTCCCCAGTACCAGGAAGCAACACTCAGTGAAATAGCTCCATCAGGTTCGTATACTGTGGATGAGGTCATAGCGACCCTGGTGTTGCCAGATGGAAAGCAACAGAAACTTACCATGGTGCAGAAGTGGCCGATCAGGTTGCCCCGTCCGGTAGATAGCCGTCTTGCCTTGAAACAACCATTGGTTACCGGCCTTAGGGTTATTGATACCTTGTTCCCTCTCGCAAAAGGTGGAACGGTAGCAATCCCTGGGGGGTTTGGTACCGGAAAGACCATGACACAGCATTCCATCGCCCAGTGGTGTGATGCGGATATCATTGTGTACATTGGCTGTGGTGAGCGTGGCAACGAGATGACCGACGTATTGAGGGAATTCCCGCTCCTTGTAGATCCAAGGACCGGACAGTCTCTGATGGAGCGGACCATCCTTATCGCCAATACTTCCAATATGCCGGTAAGTGCCCGTGAAGCGAGCATCTATACGGGTATAACGATGGCTGAGTATTATCGTGACCAAGGATATCATGTGGCGATCATGGCCGACTCAACCAGTCGTTGGGCCGAAGCACTGCGTGAACTCAGCGGACGCATGGAAGAGATGCCGGCTGAGGAAGGGTTTCCTGCCTACCTGCCTACCCGTATTGCGCAGTTCTATGAACGGGCAGGGTATATGAGAAATCTTTCTGGAAGCGATGGTTCGGTCTCCATCATTGGGGCCGTAAGCCCTCCCGGTGGTGATTTCTCGGAGCCGGTAACCCAGCACACGAAGCGATTCGTACGTTGCTTCTGGGGCTTGGATAGACAGCTTGCAAGCAGTCGTCACTATCCTGCAATTAGCTGGTTGGACTCTTATAGTGAATATCTTGGTGATGTGAAGCAGTGGTGGAATGACCACAGTGAAGGGGCTTGGCACGAGAACAGGCTAAGGATCATGGACCTATTGCAGAAGGAAGTCCGTCTGCAGCAGATTGTCAAGCTTGTTGGTCCCGATGCTCTTCCCGATACCCAGAACTTTATCCTGGAAGTGTGTTCTTTGTTCAAAACCGCTTTCCTGCAGCAGAACGCTTTTGATGAAGTAGACCGGTATTGCTCGGTGGAAAAACAGGTGAAGATGCTCTCGGTAATCCTTGCCTACTATGATAAGGGTCTGGAAGCGATCAACAAGGGAGTCCCAATGGTGAAGGTAAGGAGGCTTCGTGCTGTCCAGGAGATGGCAAGAATGCGTCTTACTGTCAAGGGAGATGAGCTTGAGATAATTGACAAGATCCAGCTACGGCTAGAGCGCTCCATCGACCAGATGGGAGGAATTTATGAAAACTAAGACTGAATCCTTGATGGCCCAGAGTGATCGCAGGCTGCTCAGCGGTAGGGAGTACCGAGGGGCAAGCAGGATTGATGGACCACTTGTATATATGCGTAATACCCATCCGGTAGGTTTTGGGGAACTGGTTGAAGTTGTCACCCCTGATGGCATGCGTCGTTCCGGCCAGGTACTCGATACCAGTGATGAGGTTGTTGTAGTCCAGGTCTTTGAGGGGACTGACAACCTGACACTTCCTGGTACTGGAATGCGGTTCATGGGTGAGCCCCTTACCTTGCCGGTTTCTGAACAGATGCTTGGTCGGGTTATGAACGGATTGGGCAAGAGCAGGGACGGTTCAGGGACCGTGCACGGATTCGCTGAACGGGATGTGAACGGGGAGCCGATCAATCCAACAGCTCGTGAGTATCCCAGGGATTTCATCCAGACCGGTATTTCTGTCATTGATGGAATGACAACCTTGATCCAAGGCCAGAAACTTCCCATTTTCAGTGGAAACGGTTTGGACCATAACCAACTTGCCGCGCAGATTGCCCGTCAGGCAAAAGTTCGGGGAAGTGAAGGGGATTTCTGCATAGTCTTTGCAGCCATGGGGGTCAAGTATGACGTTGCCCGTTTCTTCATTGACAGCTTTGAGGAGACCGGAGTACTGGACAACGTTGCTCTCTTCCTCTCCTTGGCGGATGACCCTTCCATTGAACGAACCATTACCCCCAAGACAGCGTTGACCCTTGCTGAGCATCTTGCTTTTGACAAAGGGAAGCAGGTCCTGGTGATTATGACCGATATGACCAACTACTGTGAGTCCTTGAGAGAGATTGGTACCATGCGTGGTGAGATTCCCTCGAGAAAAGGGTATCCAGGTTACTTGTACTCCAATCTTGCTGAGATTTATGAACGTTCAGGGAAGATCAGCGGACGCTCTGGTTCCATAACACAGTTGCCGATTCTCTCAATGCCCAACGATGATATCAGTCATCCGGTACCTGATTTGACCGGTTACATCACGGAGGGACAGATTGTATTTGAGCGAGGGATGCAGGCAAGGGGTATTTATCCACCGATCAACTGTCTTCCTT containing:
- a CDS encoding ATPase yields the protein METTDNRLLSGILEQAEQNAQKKLEDAQRQATRIAEEAQLKVEREIASLRKDQEQKLRSIELKKQANLASAKRKANLRQIDESYQQVLKRVTSLLDAKKVAQHLSAWIAEAAIGLDLKEAKVAFSRQCPVKEEHLKEASSLVQKATGAKITLHLDPKPVQGLGVIVSSMDDTVSFNNQVEIRLRRFDRVVRSMIQEHT
- a CDS encoding V-type ATP synthase subunit A, with the translated sequence MKERIIGRVKRVNGPILIVKDITNAMMMEMVRIGEQQLVGEVVKLYDGLATVQVYEDATGICPGDNVYGSGMSLSVELGPGLIGTIYDGIQRPLEKLMEASGAFISRGLSYDAVDHGKQWEFTPVVEAGTSVHAGMVIATVEETSRIQHRIIIPPQYQEATLSEIAPSGSYTVDEVIATLVLPDGKQQKLTMVQKWPIRLPRPVDSRLALKQPLVTGLRVIDTLFPLAKGGTVAIPGGFGTGKTMTQHSIAQWCDADIIVYIGCGERGNEMTDVLREFPLLVDPRTGQSLMERTILIANTSNMPVSAREASIYTGITMAEYYRDQGYHVAIMADSTSRWAEALRELSGRMEEMPAEEGFPAYLPTRIAQFYERAGYMRNLSGSDGSVSIIGAVSPPGGDFSEPVTQHTKRFVRCFWGLDRQLASSRHYPAISWLDSYSEYLGDVKQWWNDHSEGAWHENRLRIMDLLQKEVRLQQIVKLVGPDALPDTQNFILEVCSLFKTAFLQQNAFDEVDRYCSVEKQVKMLSVILAYYDKGLEAINKGVPMVKVRRLRAVQEMARMRLTVKGDELEIIDKIQLRLERSIDQMGGIYEN
- a CDS encoding V-type ATP synthase subunit B, coding for MKTKTESLMAQSDRRLLSGREYRGASRIDGPLVYMRNTHPVGFGELVEVVTPDGMRRSGQVLDTSDEVVVVQVFEGTDNLTLPGTGMRFMGEPLTLPVSEQMLGRVMNGLGKSRDGSGTVHGFAERDVNGEPINPTAREYPRDFIQTGISVIDGMTTLIQGQKLPIFSGNGLDHNQLAAQIARQAKVRGSEGDFCIVFAAMGVKYDVARFFIDSFEETGVLDNVALFLSLADDPSIERTITPKTALTLAEHLAFDKGKQVLVIMTDMTNYCESLREIGTMRGEIPSRKGYPGYLYSNLAEIYERSGKISGRSGSITQLPILSMPNDDISHPVPDLTGYITEGQIVFERGMQARGIYPPINCLPSLSRLMKDGIGEGMTRDDHPHLANQLFASYSHVKDVQNLASVIGEEELTTLDQQYLEFGNFFEKRFVNQRFDEDRSIEQTLDLGWEALGKLPSEELQRLTDEEIAEHYGI